The genomic DNA GTACAATAACTTTAATTTCTTCTTCAGAAAGTTGTTCGGGAAGGTACTGAGCGATGATCTCTATTTCTGCTTTAGTGCTTGTCGCAAGTTCATCACGACCGGCTTTTTCAAATTCATGGAGGGCATCTTTTCGCTGTTTGATCTCACGACTCAGAATATCAAGCACTTCGTTGTCGTCCAAATCCCGTTTCAAATCTATTTCAAGATTTTTAATCGTAGAACGAACCATTCGAATGGTGGAGAGTTTGAACTTGTCCTTACTCTTCATTGCTTGCTTCATATCTTCGTTCAATCGTTCGCTCAAATTCATGATTGCTTAGATCCTCCTAGAACTTTCTCTTACGAGCAGCCTCGGACTTTTTCTTGCGCTTTACGCTTGGCTTTTCATAATGCTTGCGTTTCTTCACCTCAGCCAATACGCCATCCTTAGCAATGGAACGTTTAAAGCGACGAAGTGCAGCATCAATTGTCTCGTTTTTGCGAACTTTAGTTTCAGACACCAGTTTTCCCTCCCTCCGACCAGACCGTCCAAGAGCAATAACACGGTTCATCAAATTTTATTATAGGTGAAACGGAAACCGGGTGTCAACCTATAAGAAAAAATGAATAAATAAAGAATACAAATTTCCCCCATTACGTCCATATTACTTATAAACAAGCACTGTCATTCTAAGAATGTGAGTCCGAAATTCCCGTTAAGGCACCCAATGGGGCACCGCCCAACAGATGATAATGCAGATGTCCCACCACTTGACCGCTATCCGGGCCGCAGTTGTTAATCAACCGGTAACCGGATTCAGCAATACCCAGTTTTTTCGCCACCTCAAGCGCAACACGATGGATCTCCGCAATCAGAGGAAGATCCTCTTCCGTCACAGCATTCATTGAAGGAATATATTTCTTCGGAATAATGAGTACGTGTACTGGCGCCGCAGGCTGGATGTCATGAAACGCGAGCACATTGTCGGTTTCCAACACTTTTTTGCTGGGGATGGTTCCATCCACAATTTTCAAAAACAGATCGTCCATTCAAACCCCTCCTTTGGCAGTGAGCCGACCATCAGATTCGAAAGTGCAGAACCCGTGCTTTCGGCATTCAAAGTTATGTATTTCCCACAACCGATTGGAATATATACAGTTATGGCTTGTTATACCTACGTTTCTATATGTATCATAACGGAAAAAGGGGCTTAATACCAGTTCCCTTTCCCCGCTTCCTCTATAATGGCTTTTACGCCTTCATCAATTTGATCCGGTTGAGCCCGCGAAATACTGATGCGTAAAAACTTTTCGTGTTCCTTATAATCAGATAAGTAAAATCCTTTACCGGATACCACCTGCACCTTCCTCGCGGCAAGACGCTGCACCAAACGCTCCATGTTCACTGTCCGAGGCAGCTTCAACTGCATATACACTCCCGAGCTTACAGCCGACACTTCAATCATCCCGTCCTGATTGTATCGCTCCACTGCCTGGTTTAAAATGCGAATGCGTTCCGCATACAGGCTGCATATCGTGTGCTTGTGGCGTTCATACATTCCATTTTTAATATAAATATCAAGTGCGGCCTGAGATAAAATAGAGGTGTCCACGTATCTTTTGTATGCGCTGAACGTCTTTAACAGGGTTTCCGGCAAAACCGCAACGCCTAAGCGCAAGCCCGGGAAAATGATTTTGGAGAAGCTTTTCAAATAAATGACACGGTCTGTCTGATCGTACGCATATATAGGATCAAAAAGGTGATCGCTCCCCAAATCAGCCATGTAATCATCCTCCACGATGTACACATCGTATTTGGCAGCTAATGCGGCTATAGCCTTGCGTTCCCCTGTGTTGTATGAGGTTCCCAGGGGATTATGATATCTTGACATCGTGTAAAAAAACTTGATGCTCTCGTTCTTAAATTGATGCTCCAATTCCTGCAAATCTATACCTGCCGCTGTTCGGGCGATGGTGCTGACGGGTATGCTCTCTCCCTCCAAAAAACGCAAATAAATATCGTAGCTTGGCTGTTCTACCAAAACCGTCTTTTTGCCGTTCGGAAACGGCATTTTGGCGAGGATTTCCAGTGCCTGCTGAACACCAGAAGTAACGATAATCCGCTCCATTTTTGCAAATACCTGATTATCGGCCAAGTGAGAAACGAGCGTATGGCGCAGTGTCTCCAATCCTTGCGAATCTCCATAGGTGAACAAATGATATTTGTACGTATCTATGGCCTGATTCAGACAATGCTGAAAGTCCAGATAAGGAAATACATTTAAATCCGGGGAAGCCGAAGCAAAATCAATCAAGGCCTGAATATGACCTTGGCTATGATGCAAATCGCCGGAGTTCTCCACCACATAATATCCGCTTTGCGGAATGGAATAGATGGCGTGTTTCTTTTCAAGTTCGGCATATGCCCGCAAAATCGTGCTTTTGCTGCACTCGTACAACTCTGAAGCATCTCGGATAGAAGGCAGCTTCTGACCCGAGCTGTATTGCCCCTCGCGGATTTTAAGCTCTATATCCGATAGAACCGAAATATATTTTTTCACAATGATCCTCCTGCCTGCTTATTTCACTTTTTCTAGTTCTTTATAGGTTGATGTTAACATGCTTTATGTGTAAGCAGGATGCCCTAGTTTATAAAACTGTACCGATACAGTTATGACAATTTGATATCCCACAGGCTCGTCCATTGTTGTACCTTTAGTTCATCGGAGAGGACGTTCGCGAACATGGTCCCGAAGCATGAAAGAGAGGTAGGCAACTTATGGACACCCAAACAAAAGGATTAAAACTGGCTTATTTTTTTGCGGTGCTGAATGCTGCAATTATTGGATTTTCGTTTTTATTTACTAAAATGGCGTTAGTGTATGCTCATCCCATCGATACGCTGACCTATCGGTTTGCAGCTTCTTTTATAGTCCTGTCAATTCCGGTGGCCTTGGGGTGGATCAAGCTGTCTTATCGGGGCAAACCCATATTTAAAGCACTGCTGCTGGCTCTAATGTACCCGTTGGGATTTTTCACCCTACAAGCATTTGGATTACAGCACGCAACTTCCGCCGAGGGAGGTATTATGTATGCCTTCACACCCGTTGTAACGATGATCATTGCTTCCCTATTTTTAAAAGAAACAACGACCCTTTTACAGAAGCTGTCGATCTTTTTATCTGTTTTCGGCGTTGTGTTCATCTTTATCATGAAAGGAAGCAGCTTTAACTTGTCCAATTTGGGCGGGCTCTCCATGCTCTTCCTGACGTGTGTAGCGTTTGCTGGATACAGCGTTTTGGCACGCTCTCTTTCAAAGCATTTTAGTCCGGCGGAAATCAGTTATTTTATGATGGGTATCGGATTTATTACATTTCTGGCCATATCGCTCACTAACCATATTCAAGGTGGGACACTGGGCACATTTGTAGCCTTGTCCAGCAACGGTACCTTCATACTGTCCATTATATATCTTGGCGTGGTGGCCTCGCTTATCACTTCACTGACTGCAAATTTTGCTTTGTCGAAAATAGAAGCGTCAAAAATGAGCGTATTTACCAATCTGTCGACTATCGTGTCTATCGCAGCCGGGGCTTTGTTTATTGGAGAAAAGATAACAGTGTACCATCTGATTGGCTCGTTACTGATCATAGCCGGGGTGATCGGAACCAATTATTTAGGCCGGAAAAAGACAGTATCGCTTCGTGCAGACACTAATAAAACGTAGTCGCTTATAGAGAAATGAGCTGGAAAGGAAAGAATGTTGAGATTGCTGAGGGCATGCTATGAGGTAGAAAAAAGAGGCTGTTTCTTCTTGGCGGAAGAAGCAGCCTTAAGTATGTCATGATGACCTCACTATGGCGATTAAAAGACAGGGGTTTAATAATAAGGGAGCAGGCTGATCGCGGTCAGCGCAGCAAGTGGCAGGATCAGACGGTTAAAGCGCCGACGTCCATATGGGAAACCATATCCGTAGCCTATGCCGGGTACCGGGGCTGGGTACGGATATGGCGGGTAGGATGCAAAGCCGCCATAAGCACGGGAACCGCAGCCGCAGTTGTTAGGCGGATAAGGGAGATTTACGTTCTCTGCTTCACCCACGGGAACTGCCAAATATAATTTCTCATCATCCACATGCTCCACAATTCCATCATACATCGTTCCATCCTTCACCCATACGCATACGTAGCGGTGCATATGCTGTTGACATAGCATTTTAGCATCCATTTTTTCTGGTGCAGTCCCTTTTTCGTTGGTCATGCTTTTTTCCATGGTTGTTTCCTCCTAGGCTCTTGCATGTATACCGTATGTTATTCAAAAATGGGCTATGTGCTACATCAAATTGGGCGAATTCCGGCTTGCAAACAAAAAAAGAAGCACCCCGGAGGCTCTTGGTAGAGCCCCTCTGAACGGACGTATGACGGGAAGTTTCCTTCCGCAGCATACGTCCGCCGGGGTGCTGTATGATTAACTTGTCGGCTTAGCTGTATTATAACAATACTTTGAAACTGTATCTGTGATCTGTATCACGTCGCTTCAAAATGTTTCCATAACCACGCGGGAGCCGCCTCCTGCCTGCTCTGCGGGAAGAACGACCAGCTTGCGCGGCAGGCGGGCTCGCAGCTCGGGCACATGGCTGATCACGCCGACTGACAGTTGATCGTGATGCAGCTTTTCCAGCGAGGTGATCACCGTGTCCAGGAGTTCAGGGTCCAGTGTTCCAAAGCCTTCATCCAGAAAGAAAAATTGCAGCGGGTATTGGCCGCGCAATTGAATCTGGGCCGACAGTGCGAGTGCGAGCGACAAGGAGGTCAGGAACGTTTCACCGCCGGACAAGGTGGATACTGGACGCTTGACCCCGCCGTTGGCATCGTCACTAATGACAAAGCCACCGCTGGAGTCTACCTCTAGCGCATAACGCTGCTTGGTCAGAAAACGTAAACGACGTGAAGCCGACTGACTGACCTGCATTAGCTGCTCCTCGGCAATGTATTCGACGAAGGCGTTGCCCCGGAAAACGGACTGGAGCTTGGACATCTTTTCTGCCTCGCTGCGCAAATGAGTGCGATTGGACTCCAGTTCCATCCAGCGGACATGCCGATGCTGCAAATCCTCCAAATCACGCTCAGCCTTGGCACGATTCTGGAGTGCCTCTTCGTCGCGTGCACGGCAATCACGCAGCTGGGCGGCGGCCGATTCCCACTGTTCCTCTGTCACTGTTGCTCCATCCAGCTGTTCTTCCACATGTTTTAAACGGGAGGACAGCTCTTTTTCACGTTCCCGATGCAGGCTCACTTCACGTTCATAACGTGCAGCTTCCTCCGACCCGAGACAGCATTCCATAACCTCTGCTTCCGTAGCAAAAGGGGAGGCTTCCAGACGACTGCTCCAGCGAGACTCCGATACCTGCCGTCTTTCTTCTGCCGAATCGGATGCCTGCCGGGCAATCAGCGAAGCATGAACGGCTTGCTGCTTGCGTTCCTCCGCTTCAGCGCGGAGGCGTGCGGCGGCTTCGACTCCGTTTCTCAGCCCTCGAAGGCGCGAGTTCGCTTCTTCCAGCAAGAAAGCCGCAGGGTCTTCTCCAACCCACTTGCGAAGCTGGACCATTTTTTCGCGCAGCGAGTCATCTTTATTCTGGAGTCCAGTACGACGGGCAATAATGATTTTGTCTTCCTCGATGATGCTCTGCTGGATCTGCTGAACACGCGCCGCCTTCTCTTCGAGGAAGGTCACGCTCGTCTCCAGCCGGGACCGCAGCTCTTCCGCACGTGTATCGCGCTCCTGCATGGCGCGATAACGCTCCGCAGCTTCGCCTGGCACCACGTCCGGCAGCTGCGCCGCCCATTCGGCGCGCAATGCCCCGCTGCGCGTGGTGCATGCCTCGCGCTTGCTCCGCGCCTGCGTCAGCGCTGCGTCAGCCGCCTCTTGCTCGGCGGCTGCGCGGATACGCCGTTGCTGTCCGGCGGTGTCCGCCTCGCGTAACGCGTGCGCCTCCACAGGCAGCGCACGCGCACGGGCGGCCAGCTCGGCGGCCGTCCGCTCCAGCGCTACGCAGCGCTCCGCCCAAGCGGCGGCACCGCGCAGCGGCGCTGGCGCTGCGATGGGTGCAGCCGGCTCGCCCGTGGCGGCCGCGCCGCTGGCGTCTGCGGCGGCGGGCTGCACCAGCAGGCTGCGCTGCTCGTGCAGCTGCTGGCGCAGCGTAAGGCGCAGCTCCTGCAAGCCCAGCCGCAGGCGGTGCAGCTCGTCCGGCGCCGCAGCATCCGCGCCGTGGGCTGCGGTGGCGGCGGGCGCGGGGTGGTGCAGCGAGCCGCACACCGCGCACGGCTCGCCCTCGCGCAGCTCGGATGCGAGGTGCTGCGCAAGGCGGCCCAGCTCCTCGGCGCGCAGCTCATGGCGAAGCTGCTCCTCCTCGGCAGTCAGCGCCGACACATCGGCGCTGACCTCTGCCTCCAGCGCGAGCAGCGCCTCGATGCCCTCAGCCGCCTGCGCGGCAAGGGCGGAACGCCGTCCCTCCACCTCAAGTGTCTCCTGCTCCGTCAGTTTCAGGCGTTCGTCAGCCTGGGCAAGCCGCTGTTCCTGCGTGACACAATCCTGCTCTGCTTCGCGTAGCTGCTCATCCGCCGTCTCCAGTTGTTGCAGCCGTTGCACAGCCTCTTGAAGCATTCGCCGTTCATCCGCACGCACTTCATTTTGCTTCAATTCCTGTTGAAGCTCCTGCTGCCGCTTTGACCCTCGCGCATATAGCTCTTGTTCCTTGGCGAGACCTTCGGCATATGTAGCAAGGGTTTGCTCACTCTGCGCAAGCTCTACCGCCAGACGGTTCCGTTCTGACCGCAACGCTTCCGTATCAAGCTCCAGTTGCAGCGCCTGCTCCAGCTGATCGATTCGAAGCAACAGCTTCGGTTCCTCTGCACCCAGAGCTTGCCGGGCCTGCTCATCTGCTTGCACAGACACAACCGCAGCCTCCTGCGCCAATGTCGCCTGCACCGCCGCTTCTTCCGCTGCCTTTCGGCGTTTATCCGCTTCGGCAGCGGCTTCCTTCCAATCGGTCAGCGCAGGCAGCAATGCCTCGGCTGCGGAGGCCTGACGGAGCTTACGCTCCAGAGAAGCAATGTCCGGCTCCAGTGCTGCCAGCTGCTCCAACTCGTTCGCCCGGCGGCTGCGCTCCATGACCAGCTCACGAATTTTGTTCAGCGCTTCCGTCTCGCGAGATACCCGTTCCAACTCGCGACGTGAGGCCTCCGCATGGGCAAAAGCCTCTTTGAGACGCTGTTCTGCCTGTTCAAGCGCTTCGGCACCCGCATCGCCCAGACCCTGCTGCTCCGCCTCCAGTGCTTTCAATGCAGCGTCATTGTCCTTCACACGACGACTCAGCTTTTGCGCAAGCTGATCTCCATACTTTTCCAAATGAAACAAACGCTGTAGCATCTGCCTGCGTTCACTGCCCTTTAATGATAAAAATTCAGCAAACTTCCCCTGTGGCAATACGACAGCACGTGTGAAATCGTCCATTTTCAGGCCGATATACTCCTCCACACAACGCGTCACGTCCTGCACCTTGTCAGCCAGGACTTCCTCACCCTCCTCTGTGAACGCGATAAATCGACTAAGCGTATTATTCACCGATACGCCCCCAGCCCGTTTGAATCGGCGCTCCACACGATAACGACGAGGCCCTTGGGCTGACATCAATTCGAACGTAAACGCAACGGACAGCGTATCCTCAGCATGATTCATAATGCCCTGTGTTCCATTCACCGCCCGCTCTACCTTGCCGTACATAGCCAACGTAATCGCGTCCAGCAACGTCGATTTACCGCTGCCTGTCGGGCCAAAGATCCCGAATAGTCCGGTTTCGGTCAGCTCGTCAAAATGGATTTCCTGCGACTCCCGGTAGCTTTGCAACCCCGCCAATTTCAGAAGAATCGGTTTCATACCTCCTCCTCCTCTGCCTGGTCCCTTGCATCATCCTGTTCCACCAAGTCCAAAAATAGCTGCACCAACCCATCATCCGGCTGTGCGCCGCCCGTTTGCCGTTGATAAAAAGCCCGAAACAGCTCGTGAACCGGCAGCTCTGAGCGCTGGTGTTCCAGTTGTGCCGCCGCCATTTCAGGATACATCGGGCGGATGTGAATGATGCCTTCACGGCTTTTACGCAGCCTCTGAATATCTCCCAGCGACATCGCTTCCTCCAGCGTAATTTCCAGGTCAATAAAGGCGTCCGCATCCAGCCCTTCGTCCAGCCAGCGATACACCTCTTCCAGACCTCCCCGCGCCCGCCATTTCACTAAAGGCCGTCCACTCGTAATATACAGCTCCTCGACCTGTGCGGGCTTGTCTGCGACCACGTCAATGAGCGTGACCGATTTGGCCTGCCCTGCTTCGGAAAAGCTATAAGCCAGCGGAGATCCGCTATAGCGCATCAGCCCGTCACCCTTCACATATTGGGGACGGTGCAAATGCCCCAAAGCCGTATATTGCGCCCCGATGCTTAGCGCAGCTGGGTCAACCGTATAGGCTCCCCCGACCTGAATCGGACGCTCCGAGTCTGATTCCAACCCGCCAAGCACATAAATATGGCTCATGGACAGATTAACGGTGTCAGGCCGAAACGCCGTACCGAGCTGTGCCATCAGCATCCCCACACGACGACTGTAAGCCTCTCGCAGCACCGTTTCGTCTCCATCCTCGGACAACAGCTCGTTCAGGCGGGACTCCGAAGGATAGGGCAAAGCTGCAATACACGCCATTTCTCCTGTACGCGGTGTATGAATCCGCACGGCTTCCCCGCGGGGCAGCCCCAGCAGCGTAATTCCGCGCTGACTCACCAGCGGTGTAACCGAGGATACCCGTTCCGGCTGATCATGATTTCCCGCAATAACGACCAACGGTCTTCCTCCTGCCGTTAAACGGGCAGACGTTTCATAAAATAGCTGCTCGGCGGCGGCTGGAGGATTGACCGAGTCGTACACGTCTCCAGCCATCATAATCAGATCCGCCTGCTGATCGTCAGCCATTTTTTCCAATTCTTCCAAGAACGCCTCCTGCTCCTTCAAACGGCTGCGCCCTTCCAGCGTTCTACCCAAATGCCAATCTCCTGTATGCAAAATCCGCATGCTGTTCCTCCTCTCTATCTATTTCATCCATCAAATAACTACAATCGCACACTTTCTCCAGCCTCCAGAAAATACAACCACTTCTCAGCAACCCTTTTACCTGTAATATCTTCGATCACATGTGCGTACAGCTCCAGTTGAAAACGATATTGCTCCGTTAAATGAGACACCGTCCGATATTCGGATACCCGGTCTGTTTTGTAATCAAGCAATACCAACCCCTCCGGCCCTTCAAACAGGCAGTCAATAATCCCGTTCATCAGCACTCTATCATCGTGGCCAGGCTCTGACGTCATGCTTTCCCGCTGTTGCCCGGCGGCTCCCGACTCTGTTTCCTGTGCTAACAGCATCGACGGCAAACTGCGGCTCCAAAAATCTGCGGCTCCGATCGTATAGGTGAAAGGAAGCTCACGCTGAACATGGGATGTCTCCAGCAATCTTCGACCCAGCTCGCTGGTGAAAAAGTGCAATATTTTATCCGTATCTAACGCCTCCGCCTGAACATCCAGCAACAAACGCTGGTTCAGCAGACGAGCCTTCGTTTCCTCAATCACCTCGGCGTTCATCACACCACCCAGCGGCAAATGCAGAAATAGCGTATGGTACACCGTTCCACGCTCCGTCGGCGTCAGTCGCCGATTGCCCATAAATTTGGGTCTACGCAAGTGCAGTCGATTTCCCCCAGTCTGAGAATCTTCCATCTCCTCTGGTAACTCGGCTACTTGAAAAGAAGACAGACTTAGCCAATCTTCCGATCCAGCTTCCTGCATCGTTAGCCATCTTTTCATTTCGGTGACCGATGTATTCGCCGCCGTCTTGCTTGCCCGTTTATACGGATAGGACCAGGAAAGCGCAGCGGCAATATCTGCATCAGCCCTTGTTGTCGTATCTGCCGGGCTATTGGATACGGAATCGGATGAGAGCCACCTTTTGTCGATCGGCTCAGCATTTTTCAACGCTACCGTCTTCTGCTGACGCTCTTCATTAGCAGTCTCTTCCCCAGGGTCCAAATTCAAACGAGAGCCGGAAAGAGTCTCCGAAGCTATGATTCTAAATAGCCAATCTCCGCCCGGCATATATTCCAGCCTGTGATAGTACCCCTCCTGATCCCCTACCGCTTCCCTCAGTACAGCAGCAGAAGGATGTCGGATCAACGCAGGACCTACCCAGTCCAGATAACTGCGGCCTGCAGCCAGCATATAATCAGGTAAAACCGTTTCCGTATGCTCTTTGGCCCGTGCCCAACCTGCTGCACGTGAAGTGAGATCCTTTACGGTTCCGGTCATAATAAGCTTCTCACGCGGACGCGTAAGCGCCACGTACAGCACCCGCATTTCCTCAGCCAATAGCTCTAACTGGGAACGTCGACGGATCGCCAAATTAGGCAGTGTCGGGTAGCTGATCCGATTTTGTTCCTCCACATATTTGGGACCGAACCCCAGCTCCTTATGCATCAGAAACGGCGCATTCAGATCCTGCTGATTGAACATTTTAGCCGTTCCGGCGATGAACACGACAGGAAATTCAAGTCCTTTACTCTTGTGAATCGTCATAATACGGACAGCCTGATCAGGTTCAGTACCGCCACTAGATGAACCCAAATCACCGCCTCGCTCTCGCAAACGGGAAATAAAGGTCAAAAACCGGAACAGACCCCGGTTAGAAGTAGAAGTCTCATACTGTCTCGCCCGGTCATACAGCGCCCGCAAATTACTCTGACGTTGAGAACCGCCGGGCAATCCACCTACCCAATCCAGATACCCCGTCTCCTCCTGCAAACGCCAAATCAGTGCACTCAAGCTGCCTTGTCTTGCTTCTTGTCGCCATGCTTCCAAATCGCGCAAAAACGAACGTAGTCGGGCAGGCAACGTATTTCCGCTATTCCTGTCATCCATATCAGATGCATCTGTCGAATCTCCTGCGAAAAGATCCCATTCCAGTATATCGCTGGACGTTCCATTTTCACTCTCCTGTGTAGGGTCAGCCTCAGCCGCTGCCAGCAGAGCGCCATAAAACAATCCGTCCGGCTTTTGCAGCCTGATTTGTGCCAGCTCATCCTCGGTCAAGCCTACAATCGGTGAACGAAGCACAGATGCCAGCGGGATGTCCTGCTGCGGATTATCAATAATGTGTAGCAGAGACAGCATCACCTCAACTTCCGTTGCTTTGAAAAAGCCTGTTGTCTGCTCCCCAGATGCCGGAATGCCCTCAAGACGCAGCTCCTCTACAATCAGCGGTGCCCATACGCTTGCCGAACGGAGCAAAATGACAATATCACCGAAGACTGCCGGACGCATCGCTTTTAACCCTCTGTCATAAATCAACAACGGTCGGCCTGTATCTCCCGTCAGCTCCTTAATCCGTTGAGCGATTGCGCGAGCTTCCAATTGTGCCGTTTCCAGCTCCGCAAGCTCAGCCATTTCGCCTTCCTGTAAAGCGGACTCATCACCCATTTCGGACAGTTCCGAAGCCTCCGAAAGACCGCGTCCGCCTTTATCAACCAACAACAATTCAGGTGCATATGGGGATGTAGCATCCTTTTCCATTTCCTTTTCTGTCTGCTCGGGATAAGAAGCACCATGCGCCAGCCATGCCCGTTCATCGTATTCAATTTCCGCTACATCCACGCTCATGATTTGCCGGAACACCAGATTGACTGCATCAACGACTTCCACCCGACTGCGGAAATTGCGTGCCAGATCAATTAAAAAGCCATCTTCCTGCTCCTGCATACCGTATCGCTGGTATTTGTTCAAAAACAGACCCGGCTCCGCCAACCGAAACCGATAAATACTCTGCTTTACGTCCCCTACCATAAACCGGTTACCCGGTTCTTCACGGGATACCAGTCTGACGATATCCTCCTGTACCGTATTCGTATCCTGGTACTCATCCAGCAGTACCTCGTCGAATTGCTCCTTGTATTCGAGCGCAGCGTCCGAAGGCAACAGTCTGTGCGGAGTAGAGTCGGGATGACGTAATATTTTCAGACAATAGTGCTCCAAATCCCCGAAATCCACCAGCCCTTTGGACTGCTTGTGCTTTTGAAATCGTTCCCCGAATGCAATTACGGTCTCCACCAGTTCCTCCATCAGAGGAGCCGCCCCATGCAGTTCCTCCAAATAGGCTTCCGCCCTCCTGCCGAACAGGGAAGCCTTCATATCCGTAATCATTTTTTTGGCTGCCTCACGGAGCGCCTTGACCCGTTCCTGCAATGCAGGCTCGGTCTGATCCTTTTTGACTGGCTTGAGCTTGCCGAAGGCCGCTATTTGAAAGTGATCATATAGCGAGGCCCACGGCTGTGTCTCCAACGCCTGCAATAGTCCCTTCACCATCGCGGTATCCTCTTGCAGCGTCACTGCATAGGGTGCAGGGCCGCCGGGCTGCATAGCTGTCTCATAAGCCTGCTCCAGCAGGCTTGCTGCTCCGCGCAGCGAAAGTGCCGCATCCACCAAAATGCTGCGAACCCAAGGAGTCTCTCCCAAAGCCGCCACATCCTGTACACAGAACGCTGCTGCCGTCTCCCTCAGCCAGTGCTCCGGCCAGGGATGACTTTGCGAAAAATCGTACAAGCGCTGAACAAGCACATACATCGCATCATCTGTACGCTCACCGCTAAACCAGTCCACCAGTCTGCGAAACGTGCTGCCTTCATCGTTAGCCTCATACTTTTCCTCAAACAGTTCTTCCAGCAGCTCCTGCCGCAGCAATTCCGTCTCATGCTCATTCATAATCCGAAAACCGGGATCAAGGGGAATGGCCTGATAATGCCTGCGAATGACCTCCATACAAAAAGAGTGGAGCGTCGTAATCGACGCCCGATTCAGCAGCGATAGCTGGCGACGTACATGCTCACTATCCGGC from Paenibacillus sp. FSL R10-2782 includes the following:
- a CDS encoding GatB/YqeY domain-containing protein; its protein translation is MNLSERLNEDMKQAMKSKDKFKLSTIRMVRSTIKNLEIDLKRDLDDNEVLDILSREIKQRKDALHEFEKAGRDELATSTKAEIEIIAQYLPEQLSEEEIKVIVQQTIQETGASSKAEMGKVMTALMPKVKGRADGKLVNQAVQQFLQ
- the rpsU gene encoding 30S ribosomal protein S21, which translates into the protein MSETKVRKNETIDAALRRFKRSIAKDGVLAEVKKRKHYEKPSVKRKKKSEAARKRKF
- a CDS encoding histidine triad nucleotide-binding protein is translated as MDDLFLKIVDGTIPSKKVLETDNVLAFHDIQPAAPVHVLIIPKKYIPSMNAVTEEDLPLIAEIHRVALEVAKKLGIAESGYRLINNCGPDSGQVVGHLHYHLLGGAPLGALTGISDSHS
- a CDS encoding PLP-dependent aminotransferase family protein; this encodes MKKYISVLSDIELKIREGQYSSGQKLPSIRDASELYECSKSTILRAYAELEKKHAIYSIPQSGYYVVENSGDLHHSQGHIQALIDFASASPDLNVFPYLDFQHCLNQAIDTYKYHLFTYGDSQGLETLRHTLVSHLADNQVFAKMERIIVTSGVQQALEILAKMPFPNGKKTVLVEQPSYDIYLRFLEGESIPVSTIARTAAGIDLQELEHQFKNESIKFFYTMSRYHNPLGTSYNTGERKAIAALAAKYDVYIVEDDYMADLGSDHLFDPIYAYDQTDRVIYLKSFSKIIFPGLRLGVAVLPETLLKTFSAYKRYVDTSILSQAALDIYIKNGMYERHKHTICSLYAERIRILNQAVERYNQDGMIEVSAVSSGVYMQLKLPRTVNMERLVQRLAARKVQVVSGKGFYLSDYKEHEKFLRISISRAQPDQIDEGVKAIIEEAGKGNWY
- a CDS encoding DMT family transporter gives rise to the protein MDTQTKGLKLAYFFAVLNAAIIGFSFLFTKMALVYAHPIDTLTYRFAASFIVLSIPVALGWIKLSYRGKPIFKALLLALMYPLGFFTLQAFGLQHATSAEGGIMYAFTPVVTMIIASLFLKETTTLLQKLSIFLSVFGVVFIFIMKGSSFNLSNLGGLSMLFLTCVAFAGYSVLARSLSKHFSPAEISYFMMGIGFITFLAISLTNHIQGGTLGTFVALSSNGTFILSIIYLGVVASLITSLTANFALSKIEASKMSVFTNLSTIVSIAAGALFIGEKITVYHLIGSLLIIAGVIGTNYLGRKKTVSLRADTNKT
- a CDS encoding SMC family ATPase; amino-acid sequence: MKPILLKLAGLQSYRESQEIHFDELTETGLFGIFGPTGSGKSTLLDAITLAMYGKVERAVNGTQGIMNHAEDTLSVAFTFELMSAQGPRRYRVERRFKRAGGVSVNNTLSRFIAFTEEGEEVLADKVQDVTRCVEEYIGLKMDDFTRAVVLPQGKFAEFLSLKGSERRQMLQRLFHLEKYGDQLAQKLSRRVKDNDAALKALEAEQQGLGDAGAEALEQAEQRLKEAFAHAEASRRELERVSRETEALNKIRELVMERSRRANELEQLAALEPDIASLERKLRQASAAEALLPALTDWKEAAAEADKRRKAAEEAAVQATLAQEAAVVSVQADEQARQALGAEEPKLLLRIDQLEQALQLELDTEALRSERNRLAVELAQSEQTLATYAEGLAKEQELYARGSKRQQELQQELKQNEVRADERRMLQEAVQRLQQLETADEQLREAEQDCVTQEQRLAQADERLKLTEQETLEVEGRRSALAAQAAEGIEALLALEAEVSADVSALTAEEEQLRHELRAEELGRLAQHLASELREGEPCAVCGSLHHPAPAATAAHGADAAAPDELHRLRLGLQELRLTLRQQLHEQRSLLVQPAAADASGAAATGEPAAPIAAPAPLRGAAAWAERCVALERTAAELAARARALPVEAHALREADTAGQQRRIRAAAEQEAADAALTQARSKREACTTRSGALRAEWAAQLPDVVPGEAAERYRAMQERDTRAEELRSRLETSVTFLEEKAARVQQIQQSIIEEDKIIIARRTGLQNKDDSLREKMVQLRKWVGEDPAAFLLEEANSRLRGLRNGVEAAARLRAEAEERKQQAVHASLIARQASDSAEERRQVSESRWSSRLEASPFATEAEVMECCLGSEEAARYEREVSLHREREKELSSRLKHVEEQLDGATVTEEQWESAAAQLRDCRARDEEALQNRAKAERDLEDLQHRHVRWMELESNRTHLRSEAEKMSKLQSVFRGNAFVEYIAEEQLMQVSQSASRRLRFLTKQRYALEVDSSGGFVISDDANGGVKRPVSTLSGGETFLTSLSLALALSAQIQLRGQYPLQFFFLDEGFGTLDPELLDTVITSLEKLHHDQLSVGVISHVPELRARLPRKLVVLPAEQAGGGSRVVMETF
- a CDS encoding exonuclease SbcCD subunit D; translation: MRILHTGDWHLGRTLEGRSRLKEQEAFLEELEKMADDQQADLIMMAGDVYDSVNPPAAAEQLFYETSARLTAGGRPLVVIAGNHDQPERVSSVTPLVSQRGITLLGLPRGEAVRIHTPRTGEMACIAALPYPSESRLNELLSEDGDETVLREAYSRRVGMLMAQLGTAFRPDTVNLSMSHIYVLGGLESDSERPIQVGGAYTVDPAALSIGAQYTALGHLHRPQYVKGDGLMRYSGSPLAYSFSEAGQAKSVTLIDVVADKPAQVEELYITSGRPLVKWRARGGLEEVYRWLDEGLDADAFIDLEITLEEAMSLGDIQRLRKSREGIIHIRPMYPEMAAAQLEHQRSELPVHELFRAFYQRQTGGAQPDDGLVQLFLDLVEQDDARDQAEEEEV